In Persicimonas caeni, a single window of DNA contains:
- a CDS encoding ATPase, T2SS/T4P/T4SS family yields the protein MKQIRVLDNKGQEYLYPVEQPVAEVSIGRSKSNDIILSSKTVSRRHAIIKIMGDRILLVNQSANGVVVNGERIDRVQEMELGQFATIDIYRFCVEEQASARPPSRTPSRSNGRSQRRVERSSRLGGGSGRTNRSRATEAMPAASRSGAAGQMTAERSQPRARDNDSPLGGHADLDSYLGDIAPDEDYKEPRINLAGEEAQVFDRQKRRALVEFKAMLHDELKERLDLHSFEITDYRTPRTVRQVSERLKQLLEIHAHEIPPPFTRDDVFKELMDEVCGLGPIEDLIKHRKVSEIMVVDRDHIYAELDGNIVLTDRFFNDEKSMMTVIERIVIPRGRRIDESNPLVDTRLADGSRVNAVIPPLALKDPCLTIRKFPEDRLGVGDLVNFESLTPEMAKFLGRAVRARKNIIISGGTGSGKTTLLNVLSSFIGQTERVVTIEDAAELQLQQDHVVSLETKPPNVEGKGEVSIRDLVKNALRMRPDRIVVGECRGGEALDMLQAMNTGHEGSMTTVHSNSPREAIARLETLVLMSGMELPTRAIRQQIANSVDVIVQQSRFSDGSRRVSYITEVIGINDDGYVELEDIYRYKQTHVDENKKVHGYHMATGYLPSFLNQFLVQGLADEEDFF from the coding sequence ATGAAGCAAATACGCGTGCTGGACAACAAGGGGCAGGAGTATCTGTATCCTGTCGAACAACCGGTGGCCGAAGTCTCCATCGGGCGGAGCAAGAGCAACGACATCATCCTGAGCAGCAAGACGGTCAGCCGTCGACACGCCATCATCAAGATCATGGGCGACCGTATCTTGCTGGTGAATCAGTCGGCCAACGGTGTGGTCGTCAACGGCGAGCGCATCGACCGAGTTCAGGAGATGGAGCTCGGTCAATTCGCCACCATCGACATCTACCGCTTCTGCGTCGAAGAACAGGCGAGCGCGCGCCCCCCGTCGCGTACGCCTTCGCGCTCGAACGGTCGAAGCCAGCGGCGCGTCGAGCGATCCTCGCGTCTGGGCGGCGGTTCCGGGCGCACCAACCGCTCTCGGGCGACCGAGGCGATGCCGGCGGCCAGTCGAAGTGGTGCGGCTGGCCAGATGACCGCCGAGCGCAGCCAACCTCGTGCTCGCGACAACGACTCGCCGTTGGGCGGTCACGCAGACCTCGACAGTTACCTGGGCGACATCGCCCCCGACGAAGACTACAAAGAGCCGCGCATCAACCTGGCCGGCGAAGAGGCGCAGGTCTTCGACCGTCAAAAGCGCCGTGCGCTCGTCGAGTTCAAGGCGATGCTGCACGACGAGCTCAAAGAGCGTCTCGACCTGCACAGCTTCGAGATCACCGACTACCGCACGCCGCGTACGGTGCGCCAGGTGTCCGAGCGCCTCAAGCAGCTGCTCGAGATTCACGCCCACGAGATCCCGCCGCCGTTTACCCGCGACGACGTCTTCAAAGAGTTGATGGACGAGGTGTGCGGTCTGGGGCCCATCGAGGACCTCATCAAGCACCGCAAGGTCAGCGAGATCATGGTCGTCGACCGCGACCATATCTACGCCGAACTCGACGGCAATATCGTGCTGACCGACCGCTTCTTCAACGACGAGAAGTCGATGATGACGGTCATCGAGCGTATCGTCATCCCGCGGGGCCGGCGCATCGACGAATCGAACCCGCTGGTCGACACCCGCCTGGCGGACGGCTCGCGTGTCAACGCGGTCATTCCGCCGCTGGCGCTCAAAGACCCGTGCCTGACCATTCGTAAGTTCCCGGAGGACCGCCTCGGGGTGGGCGATCTGGTCAACTTCGAGAGTTTGACGCCCGAGATGGCCAAATTCTTGGGGCGCGCGGTGCGGGCGCGAAAGAATATCATCATCTCCGGTGGTACCGGCTCGGGTAAGACGACCTTGCTCAACGTGCTGTCGAGCTTCATCGGCCAGACCGAGCGCGTGGTGACCATCGAGGACGCCGCCGAATTGCAGCTCCAGCAGGATCACGTGGTCAGCTTGGAGACCAAGCCGCCCAACGTCGAGGGCAAAGGCGAAGTGTCGATTCGTGACCTGGTCAAAAACGCGCTGCGTATGCGTCCCGACCGTATCGTCGTCGGTGAGTGTCGTGGCGGCGAGGCGCTCGACATGCTCCAGGCGATGAACACCGGTCACGAAGGGTCGATGACCACGGTCCACAGCAACAGCCCCCGTGAGGCGATCGCGCGTCTGGAGACGCTGGTGTTGATGAGCGGCATGGAACTTCCGACCCGCGCCATTCGCCAGCAGATCGCCAACTCGGTCGACGTCATCGTCCAGCAGTCGCGTTTTTCGGACGGCAGCCGGCGTGTGTCGTACATCACCGAGGTCATCGGCATCAACGACGACGGCTACGTCGAGCTCGAAGACATCTACCGCTACAAGCAGACGCACGTCGACGAGAATAAGAAGGTCCACGGCTACCACATGGCCACCGGCTATTTGCCAAGTTTCCTCAACCAGTTCCTGGTTCAGGGATTGGCCGACGAGGAAGACTTCTTCTAG
- a CDS encoding type II secretion system F family protein: protein MLYLWLALVAVFVTGILAVLGGGEWVAGRISQERGVYERVVGKELYRLFLDISPQEFVLIHLFVILAGIGLGVVFLGGIIGGLAGGVLGFVAPRFWLKMKWNERVKKINEQVEEAMVYMANAFKANPSLPEAIADVTNSMPPPISQELQVLLREYKLGTPLDQCLIRLQQRMPARNLELAISALLVGRTVGGNIPQILDDISSTIRESYRLERVIDTQTAQGKMQAWVMGAMPAVVIGVFYLMDPELIEPLFSSWIGYIVIAIAVVLNIIGVALILKIVNIRV, encoded by the coding sequence GTGCTCTATCTCTGGCTTGCACTAGTCGCGGTGTTTGTCACCGGCATTCTCGCCGTGCTCGGCGGGGGTGAATGGGTGGCGGGCCGCATCTCGCAGGAGCGAGGCGTCTACGAGCGCGTGGTCGGCAAAGAGCTGTACCGGCTCTTTTTGGACATTTCGCCGCAAGAATTCGTTCTCATCCACCTGTTCGTGATCTTGGCCGGCATCGGCCTGGGCGTCGTCTTTTTGGGCGGCATCATCGGCGGGCTCGCCGGCGGCGTGCTCGGCTTCGTGGCGCCGCGATTCTGGCTGAAGATGAAGTGGAACGAGCGCGTCAAAAAGATCAACGAGCAGGTCGAAGAGGCGATGGTCTACATGGCCAACGCCTTCAAGGCGAACCCCTCGCTGCCCGAGGCCATCGCCGACGTGACCAACTCGATGCCGCCCCCCATCAGCCAGGAACTTCAAGTTCTGTTGCGTGAGTACAAGCTGGGCACCCCGCTCGACCAGTGTCTGATTCGACTGCAGCAGCGCATGCCCGCGCGCAACCTCGAGCTGGCCATTTCGGCGCTGCTCGTGGGTCGTACCGTCGGTGGTAATATCCCTCAGATTCTCGACGACATCAGCTCGACGATTCGTGAGAGCTACCGTCTCGAGCGCGTCATCGACACCCAGACCGCCCAGGGCAAAATGCAGGCCTGGGTCATGGGAGCGATGCCGGCGGTGGTCATCGGCGTGTTCTACTTGATGGATCCGGAGTTGATCGAACCGCTGTTCAGCTCGTGGATCGGCTATATCGTCATCGCCATCGCCGTCGTGCTCAACATCATCGGCGTGGCGCTGATTCTCAAGATCGTCAATATCCGGGTCTAA
- a CDS encoding type II secretion system F family protein produces MEQLLHPTILIISAIVLMFVAFALLTFGFVPEEVEEDEIYGYRLTKRKRLLQEDGLYALTLPLIKIFAHYFRMIPESDNFIERIRKKLRDQLPRSGYMGAFTPNEFLGACCTTALGIFFSIILLTTLASNTPNIPIALIVGAGGLYFPFLNLRGAITERLIEIDRRLPYTIDLLVLSMRAGLDFMTALDRVVTRGQEQNPDDPMIQELGVVLQEMRVGTPKADALLNLCERVDSDYLNSMVGAIIQSEKRGSPLARVLEIQVDTIRNKRTQKIEKQASQAAVKILMPLMFIFGAVVVVVMGAMILKVKNQGG; encoded by the coding sequence GTGGAGCAACTTCTACACCCCACAATTCTGATCATCTCGGCCATCGTGCTGATGTTTGTGGCGTTTGCGCTGCTGACATTTGGCTTCGTGCCCGAGGAGGTCGAAGAAGACGAGATCTACGGATACCGTCTGACCAAGCGAAAGCGTCTGTTGCAGGAGGATGGGCTCTACGCGCTGACGCTGCCGCTGATCAAGATCTTCGCTCACTACTTCCGGATGATTCCGGAGAGTGACAACTTCATCGAGCGCATACGTAAGAAGCTGCGCGATCAGTTGCCTCGCTCGGGCTACATGGGCGCGTTCACCCCCAATGAATTCTTGGGCGCCTGCTGTACGACCGCGCTGGGGATCTTCTTTTCGATCATTCTGCTCACGACGTTGGCGTCGAACACGCCCAATATCCCGATCGCGTTGATCGTGGGCGCCGGCGGCCTGTATTTCCCGTTTCTGAACCTGCGTGGGGCGATCACCGAGCGTCTCATCGAGATCGACCGTCGCCTTCCGTACACCATCGACCTTCTGGTGTTGTCGATGCGCGCGGGCCTCGACTTCATGACGGCGCTCGACCGCGTCGTCACCCGCGGCCAGGAGCAAAACCCCGACGACCCGATGATCCAGGAACTCGGCGTGGTCCTCCAGGAGATGCGCGTCGGTACGCCCAAGGCCGACGCGTTGCTCAACCTGTGTGAGCGTGTCGACTCCGACTACCTGAACTCGATGGTCGGCGCGATCATCCAGTCGGAGAAGCGCGGTAGCCCGCTGGCGCGCGTGCTCGAGATCCAGGTCGACACCATCCGAAACAAGCGCACCCAGAAGATCGAGAAGCAGGCCAGCCAGGCCGCCGTCAAGATTCTGATGCCGCTGATGTTCATCTTCGGGGCGGTCGTCGTCGTGGTCATGGGGGCGATGATTCTGAAGGTCAAGAACCAGGGAGGTTGA
- a CDS encoding FHA domain-containing protein, whose amino-acid sequence MPSFWLEYDNNGDIQEFSFDSDSVSVGRDKGSDFVLDHPTVSRQHAVIVFKNGSYYLVVLSRGGLTAIDGQQLQGEQMLYDGNMLHLGQLQFRFRSNHAPQKPANHAQQQAPQAAGFGAQGGGNQNQFGGGNQNQFGGGNQNQNQFGGGGNQNQNQFGGGGFGQQSQSGFGGQNGQGGGQGGQGQYANGFGFGDSPAGGTDANMGGAQPQPNDAQADGGSESGIISWDEIASSSEAMEEADRPKEATVYDRMQQGKKKNEQTNPLLVVVAGAAIVGLLWFTFFNDPGGGGGKQKDKVPVEEQPPVVIEVSCMGESACLQKAKDAYSVGIEKLEKKDAAISNRFEGYKKLLETEKYLEKAGKTELPKEMAKLEPAKASIRKELTDIWRQRRLQYHKAKKRSRHREMAQALDTVKAYFPDPTARENRWAAGEELYMKKKGIYPKHVYPQH is encoded by the coding sequence ATGCCTTCTTTTTGGCTAGAATACGACAACAACGGGGATATCCAGGAGTTTAGCTTCGACTCGGACTCGGTCAGCGTCGGCCGGGACAAGGGGTCTGATTTCGTCTTGGACCATCCAACGGTATCGCGCCAGCACGCCGTTATCGTGTTCAAGAACGGAAGCTACTACCTGGTGGTGCTCTCGCGTGGCGGGCTGACCGCGATCGACGGCCAGCAGCTCCAGGGCGAGCAGATGCTGTACGACGGCAACATGCTCCACCTGGGCCAGCTCCAATTCCGCTTCCGCTCGAACCACGCCCCTCAGAAGCCCGCAAACCATGCGCAGCAGCAGGCCCCGCAAGCGGCCGGATTCGGCGCCCAGGGCGGCGGCAACCAAAACCAATTTGGCGGCGGCAACCAAAATCAGTTCGGCGGCGGCAACCAGAACCAGAATCAGTTCGGTGGAGGCGGCAACCAGAACCAGAATCAGTTCGGTGGCGGCGGCTTCGGTCAGCAGTCTCAGTCTGGGTTCGGTGGGCAGAATGGTCAGGGCGGCGGTCAAGGCGGCCAAGGCCAGTACGCGAACGGGTTCGGCTTCGGCGATTCTCCGGCCGGTGGAACCGACGCCAACATGGGCGGCGCACAGCCTCAACCCAACGACGCCCAGGCCGACGGCGGCTCGGAGAGCGGCATCATCAGTTGGGACGAAATCGCCAGCAGCTCCGAAGCGATGGAAGAGGCCGACCGGCCCAAGGAAGCGACGGTCTACGACCGGATGCAACAGGGCAAAAAGAAGAACGAGCAGACCAACCCGCTGCTCGTGGTCGTCGCCGGTGCCGCGATCGTCGGACTGCTGTGGTTTACTTTCTTCAACGACCCGGGCGGGGGCGGCGGCAAACAAAAAGACAAGGTGCCCGTCGAAGAGCAGCCTCCGGTGGTCATCGAAGTCAGCTGCATGGGGGAGTCGGCGTGCCTTCAGAAGGCAAAAGACGCCTACAGCGTGGGCATCGAGAAACTCGAGAAGAAAGACGCCGCCATCTCCAACCGGTTCGAGGGCTACAAAAAGCTGCTCGAGACCGAGAAGTACCTGGAGAAAGCCGGAAAAACCGAGCTTCCCAAAGAGATGGCCAAGCTCGAGCCGGCCAAAGCTTCCATCCGCAAAGAGTTGACCGACATTTGGCGTCAGCGTCGCCTGCAGTATCACAAGGCCAAGAAGCGCAGTCGCCACCGTGAGATGGCCCAGGCGCTCGACACCGTAAAAGCCTATTTTCCCGATCCGACGGCCCGCGAGAATCGGTGGGCGGCCGGCGAAGAGCTATACATGAAGAAGAAGGGGATCTACCCCAAGCATGTTTATCCTCAACACTGA
- a CDS encoding tetratricopeptide repeat protein yields the protein MINPLSPRSSGGACVRSPVISLLLIATLTTLSLLSGCASVKERGDRAFKAQEYNRALDHYEQEMEQGSRDPDLYFKAAQAAVRVGDFALAERYYSRSLRYGGGEEVKRSLAEFYIATSNYTKAVRVLQQLLETTDNPQSVFNNLGAALMYAGAPLDAESYLLVAQQMNPKDPVPYVNLGVLYDKHMNQPRLALGFYRCFLELGKQASNERKIEARKQAIEVRYGKEVPERYQVECGAPYQPPGPPSKEELRQTLRAEQNAQQEQGGQERQGAQPEQGAKQEQGAKQEQGAHKAPTALQDESAGQEGADTEPPPVIYRQVDELPEQSKAAEGADSKKPSTAKTLALAETAFSQQNHARVVQYLEDVPASALDARAMSLYGRSLAALGEHQRAQRWLAAAVEEKPNAENVEALLGVCRQLDDAAKIGELCERFEGDEELADVLEDCPKRKLLEQLKQKKQ from the coding sequence ATGATCAATCCGTTGTCACCGCGTTCATCTGGCGGGGCCTGCGTGCGCAGCCCCGTCATTTCACTTTTGTTGATCGCGACGCTCACCACGCTGTCATTGCTATCGGGGTGTGCTTCGGTCAAAGAGCGCGGAGATCGCGCCTTTAAAGCTCAGGAGTACAACCGCGCGCTCGACCACTACGAGCAGGAGATGGAGCAGGGCAGCCGCGACCCCGACTTGTACTTCAAAGCCGCCCAAGCGGCCGTGCGTGTGGGAGATTTCGCGCTCGCCGAGCGCTACTACAGTCGCTCGCTTCGCTACGGTGGCGGTGAAGAGGTCAAGCGGTCGCTGGCGGAGTTCTACATTGCCACGAGCAACTACACCAAAGCGGTGCGCGTGCTCCAGCAGTTGCTGGAGACGACCGACAATCCCCAGTCCGTCTTCAACAACCTGGGCGCCGCCTTGATGTATGCAGGTGCGCCGCTCGACGCCGAGTCGTATCTGCTGGTCGCTCAGCAGATGAACCCGAAAGATCCGGTGCCCTACGTCAATTTGGGCGTGCTCTACGACAAGCACATGAACCAGCCCCGCCTGGCATTAGGGTTTTATCGCTGCTTTCTCGAGCTCGGCAAACAGGCCAGCAACGAGCGTAAGATCGAGGCGCGCAAACAGGCGATCGAGGTGCGCTATGGAAAAGAGGTGCCCGAGCGCTATCAGGTCGAGTGCGGTGCGCCGTACCAGCCGCCCGGACCTCCGTCCAAAGAGGAGCTTCGCCAGACGTTGCGTGCCGAACAGAACGCTCAGCAAGAGCAGGGCGGTCAGGAACGGCAGGGCGCTCAGCCAGAGCAGGGCGCTAAGCAAGAGCAGGGCGCTAAGCAAGAGCAGGGCGCCCATAAGGCGCCGACGGCCCTGCAAGACGAGTCAGCGGGCCAAGAAGGGGCAGACACCGAACCGCCGCCGGTGATCTATCGGCAGGTCGACGAGCTGCCCGAGCAGTCGAAGGCCGCCGAAGGGGCCGACTCGAAGAAGCCGTCGACGGCCAAGACGCTGGCACTTGCCGAAACGGCGTTCAGCCAGCAGAATCATGCCCGAGTCGTACAGTACCTCGAAGATGTGCCAGCTTCGGCGCTCGACGCCCGAGCCATGTCGCTTTACGGCCGCTCGCTCGCCGCGCTCGGCGAACACCAGCGCGCCCAGCGTTGGCTCGCCGCCGCGGTCGAGGAGAAGCCGAATGCGGAGAACGTGGAGGCGCTCCTTGGCGTCTGCAGGCAACTCGACGATGCCGCCAAGATCGGTGAATTGTGCGAGCGGTTCGAAGGCGACGAGGAGCTGGCTGACGTGCTCGAGGATTGCCCCAAGAGGAAGTTGCTCGAGCAACTGAAGCAGAAGAAGCAGTAG
- a CDS encoding heme exporter protein CcmB, which yields MNPTFLRQTLAIIRKDLRREMRTGETLVTTTAFSVLLMVIFTFAFYQNEETVAFVFPGILWVAVVFAGMLAIGRTFAQEKESGTLRALALIPNTHTSLYIGKLAVNLLFMFVFEAVLVPLLILAFNVDVGGELGWYLLTLGAGTLGFAALGTLISAMLVHSRLKDVLLPIVLFPLIVPLVIAGVKSTALLLGDGSLEAVWDWAKIMVAIDGVFVIGSMLLFRWVLSAIE from the coding sequence ATGAACCCGACGTTTCTCCGACAGACCCTGGCCATCATCCGAAAGGACCTGCGCCGCGAGATGCGCACCGGCGAGACGCTGGTGACGACGACGGCGTTCTCGGTGCTGCTGATGGTCATTTTTACCTTCGCGTTCTATCAGAACGAGGAGACGGTGGCGTTTGTCTTTCCGGGAATTCTGTGGGTGGCGGTCGTCTTCGCCGGTATGTTGGCGATCGGACGCACCTTCGCGCAGGAAAAAGAGAGCGGCACGCTTCGCGCGCTGGCGCTCATTCCGAACACCCATACCAGCCTCTACATCGGCAAACTTGCCGTTAATCTGCTCTTTATGTTCGTCTTCGAGGCGGTGCTCGTGCCGCTTCTCATCCTGGCGTTCAACGTCGATGTGGGCGGGGAGTTGGGCTGGTATCTGCTCACGCTTGGCGCCGGCACGCTTGGATTCGCCGCGCTGGGCACGCTGATTTCGGCGATGCTCGTGCACAGCCGGCTCAAGGACGTGCTGCTGCCGATCGTGCTCTTTCCGCTGATCGTTCCCCTCGTGATCGCCGGGGTCAAATCGACCGCGCTTTTGCTCGGCGACGGTAGCCTCGAAGCCGTGTGGGACTGGGCGAAGATCATGGTCGCCATCGACGGCGTCTTCGTCATCGGCTCGATGCTTCTGTTTCGCTGGGTCCTCAGCGCCATCGAGTAG
- a CDS encoding ABC transporter ATP-binding protein has protein sequence MKSIRLQSVSRVFGRTFALHRVSLELEPGTLTGLVGDNGAGKTTLLNILATLDKPSDGEVHFGRHDWTTFAQKGRHKIGWVSHDSLVYGELTGRENLEFFATMYGLGDGAALADRWLERVGLTRAADRRVNAYSRGMKQRLTLARALLHEPAILLLDEPMTGLDQDGRREMSELFMQLRDEGRLLVLITHSLDMLEGLADRLAVLRRGKLTHFGPVEADEDVADTYKVHA, from the coding sequence ATGAAGTCGATTCGGCTCCAGTCGGTCTCGCGGGTCTTCGGGCGCACCTTTGCGCTGCACCGCGTCTCCCTGGAGCTCGAGCCCGGCACTTTGACCGGTCTTGTCGGCGACAACGGCGCCGGCAAGACCACCCTTCTCAACATCCTCGCCACCCTCGACAAGCCGTCCGACGGCGAGGTCCACTTCGGTCGCCACGACTGGACGACCTTTGCTCAAAAGGGCCGTCACAAAATCGGCTGGGTCAGCCACGACTCGCTGGTCTACGGCGAGCTGACCGGCCGAGAGAACCTCGAATTCTTCGCGACCATGTACGGCCTCGGCGACGGCGCCGCCCTCGCCGATCGCTGGCTCGAGCGCGTAGGGCTGACCCGTGCGGCCGATCGGCGGGTCAACGCCTACTCGCGCGGCATGAAACAGCGACTGACATTGGCTCGAGCGCTGCTCCACGAGCCGGCGATCTTGCTACTCGATGAGCCGATGACCGGCCTCGACCAAGACGGCCGACGCGAGATGTCCGAGCTCTTCATGCAGCTTCGCGACGAGGGCCGCCTGCTCGTACTCATCACCCACAGCCTCGACATGCTCGAGGGCCTGGCCGACCGCCTGGCCGTCTTGCGTCGCGGCAAGCTCACCCACTTCGGGCCCGTCGAAGCCGACGAGGACGTCGCCGACACCTACAAAGTCCACGCTTGA
- a CDS encoding zinc ribbon domain-containing protein, whose protein sequence is MTLLLIIASAIFTLVAAYHLVLPFLTTHEQSLRFEVLDEDLRKVEELAARKSSLLQTLRDVEFDYETGKITENDYRDLKARYERQAIEVMRELDNLHGGRGWEEAIDAELDQRVAKIRAEREKAPAESTSPKLIDCPECGHEMEANARFCSQCGTTLADVSTSKANIDDQTSPMESRALPNSGSEVAT, encoded by the coding sequence ATGACGCTTCTGTTGATCATCGCCTCGGCCATCTTCACGTTGGTCGCGGCTTACCATCTGGTGCTCCCCTTCCTGACGACTCACGAGCAGTCGTTGCGCTTCGAGGTGCTCGACGAAGACCTGCGCAAGGTCGAGGAGCTCGCCGCGCGCAAGTCGTCGCTCCTGCAGACGCTGCGCGACGTCGAGTTCGACTACGAGACGGGCAAGATCACCGAGAATGACTATCGCGACCTCAAAGCCCGCTACGAACGGCAGGCGATCGAGGTCATGCGTGAGCTCGACAACCTCCATGGAGGGCGCGGCTGGGAAGAGGCCATCGACGCCGAACTCGACCAGCGCGTGGCCAAAATTCGCGCCGAGCGCGAGAAGGCGCCGGCCGAGTCGACCTCGCCCAAACTCATCGACTGTCCCGAGTGCGGCCATGAGATGGAGGCCAACGCACGGTTTTGCAGCCAATGTGGCACCACACTCGCTGACGTGAGCACAAGCAAAGCCAACATAGACGACCAAACATCCCCTATGGAATCACGCGCTCTGCCCAATTCGGGCTCGGAGGTGGCGACATGA